In the Verrucomicrobiota bacterium genome, TACGGCGGTTTCGTGCTGGAACACCAGGGCCGTTCAGTCTATCACGCCGGCGACAGCGCCTACTTCGATGGCTTCAAGGACATCGGCGTGCGCCTCAAGCCGCAGGTCGCGCTGCTGCCCATCGGCGCGTATTTCCCGGAGAGTTTTCGCAATGTCCACATGGGCCCGGACGACGCGGTGAAAGTCTTCCGCGACCTGCGCGCGCAGTGGTTTGTGCCGATGCACTACGGGACGTTCAAGCTCTCGTTCGAGGAAGTCGACGAGCCGCCGCGCTGGCTCCGCGACCTCGCGCACAAGGACGGGCTGAGCCAGCGTGTCAGATTCTTGGAAGAGGGGGTCCCGGAAGTTTTTTGACCGCGCCCCGCTCCCGCGGCCGCCGCGCGCTCAGGGTTGTGTGCGAAGTCCAAACCGCCGCCCTCTCTTCTTTACACGGCGGGTTGCGCTCCATAACTTCACGCCTCGTCCGCCTTGCTGCAGGACCTTCACATCATGTTTCTGGCGCTTCTCGCGGGCTTGCTTGCCGGGTGCGTCCACGTCTTCACCGGACCGGACCATCTCGCTGCCGTGGCTCCCCTGTCCGTGGGCCGCGCCCGTGCGTGGAGGACAGGCGCAGCGTGGGGCCTGGGCCACGGGTGCGGTGTCGTCCTGCTCGGGGGGGTCGCCCTCGCCTTCCGCGGCCTGCTGCCCGTCGACTGGATTTCGTCCTGGAGCGAGCGGCTGATCGGGTTGGTCTTGATCGGGATGGGGCTCTGGTGCCTGCGGCTTGCGTTGAGCCGCCGGGTGCATGACCACGCGCACGATCATGGCGGCCGTTCGCACTCGCACTTTCACGTCCACACCCCCGGAAGTTCACACCCCGTGGGAAGCCAGCCGCCGCATCGGCACACGCATGCGGCGTTGGTGATCGGCGCGCTCCACGGATTCGCAGGCGGCGCGCATCTCGTCGGAGTGGTGCCCGCGCTCGCATTCCCAGCGGCCGGCGATGCCGCGGGATTTCTCGCAGGATACGGAATCGGAACGGTCCTCGCGATGAGCGCCTTTGCGGCCGGCGTCGAACGCGTGAGCCGGGGCAGCGCCACGCGCTGGCCTCCGGGCTACCGGATGTGGATCGGCGCCTGTGGAGTCACCGCGCTCTCAGTCGGTTGTTGCTGGGCGTTCCTCGGTTGAGGCATTCCCAAGTCTGCGATGCCGGCCGATGG is a window encoding:
- a CDS encoding MBL fold metallo-hydrolase, yielding YGGFVLEHQGRSVYHAGDSAYFDGFKDIGVRLKPQVALLPIGAYFPESFRNVHMGPDDAVKVFRDLRAQWFVPMHYGTFKLSFEEVDEPPRWLRDLAHKDGLSQRVRFLEEGVPEVF
- a CDS encoding nickel transporter; the encoded protein is MFLALLAGLLAGCVHVFTGPDHLAAVAPLSVGRARAWRTGAAWGLGHGCGVVLLGGVALAFRGLLPVDWISSWSERLIGLVLIGMGLWCLRLALSRRVHDHAHDHGGRSHSHFHVHTPGSSHPVGSQPPHRHTHAALVIGALHGFAGGAHLVGVVPALAFPAAGDAAGFLAGYGIGTVLAMSAFAAGVERVSRGSATRWPPGYRMWIGACGVTALSVGCCWAFLG